One genomic segment of Desulfomicrobium sp. ZS1 includes these proteins:
- a CDS encoding GDP-L-fucose synthase gives MKTTDKILIAGAAGMVGSAIIRALLAQGFQNIVGTIHNAAPDFGARVRLEKLDLLDQRGVKAFFERERPEHVFLAAAKVGGIHANNTYPASFIHDNLVIQSNVIHSAYESGVDRLLFLGSSCIYPKLAPQPMREEHLLTGPLEPTNEPYALAKIAGIKMCESYNRQYGTKFVAVMPTNLYGPGDNFHAVNSHVLPALMRRFHEAKESGAREVVVWGTGKARREFLHVDDMAQACLFVMNLEPGTLKEEFLSYSRPCFVNVGCGTDVTIRELAETVARIVGYDGKLVLDAEKPDGTPKKLLDVSRLTGLGWKAGIGLEEGVGGAYRWFLDGGGRCDG, from the coding sequence ATGAAAACAACAGACAAAATCCTCATCGCCGGTGCCGCCGGGATGGTCGGTAGCGCGATCATCCGCGCTCTTTTGGCGCAGGGTTTTCAGAATATTGTCGGCACCATTCACAACGCTGCACCGGATTTTGGGGCGCGGGTGCGGCTGGAAAAGTTGGATCTGCTGGATCAGCGGGGGGTAAAGGCGTTTTTCGAGCGCGAGCGTCCGGAGCACGTGTTTCTGGCTGCCGCGAAAGTGGGCGGGATACATGCCAACAACACCTACCCGGCGTCCTTCATCCACGACAATCTGGTCATCCAGTCGAATGTCATCCATTCGGCTTATGAATCAGGCGTTGATCGTCTGCTTTTTCTGGGATCGTCCTGCATCTACCCCAAGCTGGCCCCGCAGCCCATGCGCGAAGAGCACCTGCTGACCGGCCCCCTGGAGCCGACCAACGAACCGTATGCCCTGGCCAAGATCGCCGGGATCAAGATGTGCGAGTCCTACAATCGGCAGTACGGCACCAAATTCGTGGCCGTGATGCCGACCAATCTCTATGGGCCGGGGGACAATTTTCATGCCGTGAATTCGCACGTGTTGCCTGCGCTCATGCGGCGGTTTCATGAGGCCAAGGAGAGCGGGGCACGCGAGGTGGTTGTGTGGGGTACGGGCAAAGCCCGCAGGGAATTTTTGCATGTGGACGACATGGCGCAGGCTTGCCTCTTTGTCATGAATCTGGAGCCGGGCACCCTCAAAGAAGAGTTTTTGTCCTACTCAAGGCCCTGTTTCGTGAATGTGGGATGCGGGACGGACGTGACCATCCGCGAACTGGCCGAGACCGTGGCCCGGATTGTGGGCTATGACGGGAAGCTGGTTTTAGATGCTGAGAAGCCGGACGGAACGCCGAAGAAGCTTCTTGATGTTTCGAGACTGACCGGGCTTGGTTGGAAGGCTGGGATTGGGTTGGAAGAGGGAGTGGGAGGGGCTTATCGGTGGTTTTTGGATGGTGGGGGGAGATGTGATGGGTGA
- the gmd gene encoding GDP-mannose 4,6-dehydratase, which produces MNKVALITGITGQDGAYLAEFLLEKGYEVHGIKRRASLFNTDRIDHLYQDPHETGRLFFLHYGDLSDATNLIRIIQQVQPDEIYNLAAQSHVQVSFDTPEYTANVDGLGTLRILEAIRILGLEKKTRFYQASTSELFGLVQEVPQTEKTPFYPRSPYACAKLFAYWIAVNYREAYGMYACNGILFNHESPLRGETFVTRKITRALARIHLGLQDCLHLGNLNALRDWGHAQDYVEMQWLMLQQDTPDDYVIATGEQHSVREFVQAAAKELGMTIQFSGEGLDEKGVNPANGKTVVAVDPRYFRPTEVETLLGDPSKGKAKLGWSPKVGFEELVAEMVRADLEESKREELCVRAGFCVNTPQE; this is translated from the coding sequence TTGAATAAAGTTGCTCTCATCACAGGCATCACCGGTCAGGATGGCGCCTATCTGGCGGAATTTCTTCTTGAGAAAGGGTACGAGGTACACGGCATCAAGCGCCGGGCTTCACTCTTCAACACCGACCGCATCGATCATCTTTATCAGGATCCGCACGAGACCGGACGGCTTTTTTTTCTGCATTACGGAGATCTGTCCGACGCCACCAACCTGATCCGCATCATCCAGCAGGTTCAGCCCGACGAGATTTACAACCTTGCCGCGCAGTCCCACGTGCAGGTGTCCTTCGATACGCCGGAGTACACGGCCAATGTGGACGGCCTGGGTACGCTGCGTATTCTTGAGGCTATCCGCATCCTGGGCCTGGAGAAGAAGACGCGTTTTTATCAGGCTTCCACTTCGGAGCTGTTCGGCCTGGTGCAGGAGGTCCCCCAGACCGAGAAGACGCCCTTTTATCCGCGCTCGCCCTATGCCTGCGCCAAGCTTTTCGCCTACTGGATCGCGGTCAATTATCGCGAGGCCTACGGCATGTATGCCTGCAACGGCATCCTCTTCAACCATGAATCACCTCTACGCGGTGAGACCTTCGTTACCCGCAAGATCACCCGCGCCCTGGCCCGGATTCATCTTGGCCTGCAGGACTGCCTGCACTTAGGTAACCTGAACGCCCTGCGCGACTGGGGCCATGCCCAGGATTACGTGGAAATGCAGTGGCTCATGCTGCAACAGGACACTCCGGACGACTATGTCATCGCCACCGGGGAGCAGCATTCCGTCCGCGAGTTCGTGCAGGCCGCTGCCAAGGAGCTGGGCATGACCATTCAGTTTTCAGGCGAAGGCCTGGACGAGAAGGGCGTGAACCCGGCCAACGGCAAGACCGTGGTGGCCGTGGACCCGCGCTATTTCCGCCCCACGGAAGTGGAGACGCTGCTCGGCGACCCGTCCAAGGGCAAGGCCAAGCTGGGCTGGAGTCCCAAGGTAGGATTTGAGGAACTGGTGGCGGAGATGGTGCGTGCGGATCTGGAAGAGTCCAAGCGCGAGGAGTTGTGTGTGCGGGCGGGGTTTTGCGTGAACACGCCGCAAGAGTGA
- a CDS encoding four helix bundle protein has protein sequence MMNHKHLQAWKLGIDFVVLIYELSSHFPKHELHGLTNQIRRAAVSIPSNIAEGSARNSTKEFTQYLHIALGSLAEAETQMIIAKRLGYLPEDTDLFVRCQSLRVTIRGLVGYVKTTAGKGQR, from the coding sequence ATGATGAATCATAAACATCTTCAGGCATGGAAACTCGGCATCGATTTTGTTGTCCTTATCTACGAACTTTCTTCGCATTTTCCGAAACATGAACTGCATGGATTGACCAACCAAATTCGGCGGGCGGCAGTCAGCATTCCGAGCAATATCGCCGAAGGCTCTGCCAGGAACTCCACCAAGGAATTCACGCAGTACCTCCACATAGCGCTTGGCTCCCTCGCCGAAGCCGAAACCCAAATGATCATCGCCAAACGCCTGGGCTACCTTCCGGAGGACACAGACCTCTTCGTCCGCTGTCAGTCTTTGCGGGTCACAATCCGAGGGCTTGTGGGATATGTGAAGACGACGGCGGGAAAGGGACAAAGGTAA
- a CDS encoding type II toxin-antitoxin system RelE/ParE family toxin, producing MIKTFAHKGLEAFFRTGTTKGIQAKHASKLQDILDLLDAARDPQDMNFPGSALHPLKGSLANHWAVKVSGNWRVTFRFEGSDVYVINYLDYH from the coding sequence ATGATAAAGACATTCGCACACAAGGGGCTTGAAGCCTTTTTCCGAACCGGAACCACAAAAGGAATTCAGGCCAAACATGCCAGTAAGTTGCAAGACATTCTTGACCTTCTGGATGCTGCGCGGGATCCGCAAGACATGAATTTTCCGGGTTCAGCCCTCCATCCGCTCAAAGGCTCACTGGCGAATCACTGGGCTGTAAAAGTGTCAGGCAATTGGAGGGTTACCTTTCGGTTCGAAGGAAGCGACGTCTACGTTATCAACTATCTCGACTATCACTAG
- a CDS encoding HigA family addiction module antitoxin, with translation MQNRTRKPSHPGGILLRMYLEPLKLTVTAAAGHLGVSRKHLSNLVNEKVGITPDMAMRLSRAFATSPDLWMNMQKTRDLWEAEHERTGWEAVTPLPGVQDVGGVDAAAD, from the coding sequence ATGCAGAACAGAACCCGCAAGCCAAGCCATCCCGGAGGCATTTTGCTCCGGATGTACCTGGAACCGTTGAAGCTGACCGTCACGGCAGCAGCTGGACACTTGGGCGTTTCTCGCAAGCATCTTTCCAACCTGGTCAACGAAAAGGTCGGCATCACCCCGGACATGGCCATGAGGCTTTCCCGTGCCTTCGCCACTTCGCCGGATCTGTGGATGAACATGCAGAAGACGCGGGATCTATGGGAAGCGGAACACGAGCGCACCGGCTGGGAAGCGGTGACACCTTTGCCCGGCGTGCAAGATGTTGGCGGCGTTGATGCGGCAGCTGATTAG
- a CDS encoding CopG family ribbon-helix-helix protein — protein MPSQGPIKPTSIKLPLELHARVQHIAMVRKRSVHEVMIRAMETYVDREEKREAIRQECIKAHDEYMLTGLHVTGEEVDAWIDQLVDGNETEMPACHV, from the coding sequence ATGCCCTCGCAAGGACCGATCAAGCCCACGAGCATCAAGCTTCCCCTGGAATTGCACGCACGCGTGCAGCACATTGCCATGGTCCGTAAGCGTTCGGTTCATGAAGTCATGATCAGGGCGATGGAGACCTATGTGGACAGGGAGGAGAAGCGGGAGGCCATCCGTCAGGAGTGTATCAAGGCCCACGACGAGTATATGCTGACCGGACTGCATGTCACAGGCGAAGAGGTAGACGCATGGATTGATCAACTCGTTGATGGCAACGAGACGGAAATGCCCGCATGCCACGTCTGA
- a CDS encoding type II toxin-antitoxin system RelE/ParE family toxin, with amino-acid sequence MPRLIWTAGAVDGLGKIHRFLAEKDAQAAAKALDAIRKGANILRYFPQAGRPTEDLEPEHRELLIPFGASGYAVFYETIDDCICILTVKHQKEAGY; translated from the coding sequence ATGCCACGTCTGATCTGGACCGCGGGGGCCGTTGACGGACTCGGTAAAATCCACCGCTTTCTTGCCGAAAAGGATGCGCAGGCCGCTGCGAAAGCCCTGGACGCCATCCGCAAGGGAGCAAACATCCTGCGATACTTTCCCCAGGCCGGACGCCCGACGGAGGACCTGGAACCGGAACATCGCGAATTGCTCATCCCGTTCGGGGCTTCAGGCTACGCCGTTTTCTACGAAACCATCGACGACTGCATATGCATCCTCACCGTCAAACATCAGAAAGAAGCGGGATACTGA
- a CDS encoding PilZ domain-containing protein, which translates to MRLRYYGYFSCPASAPSHHAFFPHPFTTHHSPITIPRRSQPVLDSRKSPRRASLTRCTVEKCFSKDGQISSRTVNFSATGFMLELDYPLSPGDAIKIQFASDAEETGLYGACCCLGMVRWCKAQDGSCGGFYGVGVELARQTPRRYVY; encoded by the coding sequence ATGAGGCTGCGATACTACGGGTATTTTTCTTGCCCTGCCTCCGCCCCCTCCCATCACGCCTTTTTCCCTCATCCATTCACTACTCACCATTCACCAATCACCATCCCAAGACGGAGCCAACCAGTGCTGGACTCAAGAAAATCGCCTCGCAGGGCCTCTTTGACGCGGTGTACGGTGGAGAAATGCTTTTCGAAGGACGGCCAGATTTCGTCCCGCACCGTCAACTTCAGCGCCACGGGCTTCATGCTTGAGCTGGACTATCCTCTGAGCCCCGGTGACGCCATCAAGATCCAGTTCGCTTCCGACGCCGAGGAGACCGGGCTTTACGGCGCCTGCTGTTGCCTGGGCATGGTGCGCTGGTGCAAGGCCCAGGACGGAAGCTGCGGCGGGTTTTACGGAGTAGGCGTGGAACTGGCCAGGCAGACTCCCCGGCGGTATGTTTATTAG
- a CDS encoding tetratricopeptide repeat protein, whose translation MRRIFCFLLVGLMLCACASKEERKAELFRSGLALEQEGRIAEARVEARNIIKLDPNHAGAYLLLARCALTDQNWREAYAGFQRAAELEPENVEALLGVGRIYLLSGDTAKAEEISGQVLRIDPASKDGKLLRAGAMLRAKRFGEAEAQLDDVFAQDPHNEDAFIALSVIYAETGRVDQALAVVLRGMETRPESRVLHFRAANLAADSGDMAAAEKHLLRLKELDPENRGVMVLLASLYERMGDAARVEGILTGMLEADPASEEARLRLVEFLARHGKADEAKGLIGATPDGPTPKLRLALAAVHAATGDMAGAEAALTALAEDAAAGPAGIEARLRMSEIRLRRGDRDGALAEVDEVLRVNPADARAHAARGRIFMLQDRFEEALAELRIALHDAPDDMAVAVLMARAQFALGNTLSGVEALRNFLLKKPDALPVRLELAAYHQRAGEPDAALAVLQGGQNGGRMPAQLMLAMGDIEARREHFDAAEIYYRQAAQEKEAHAPALLRLGSMHGGRKDWDAARRTFDELLLASPDAHGGAEGVVAVELAAGRGEAALAWAAERSATRPADPLAADLLGRTALRLGNVDEAEKAFREAQRRAPEWSVPSARLAGLYASTGRKDTAVAECRAALAKNPDSVPEALLLGQLLQLGGETAEAEAIFRKLLVRYPELQPAANNLAYLLVSHDAPTPEQLTEALALATRASASGDPSALDTVGWVHYRLGDKDAALQFLRKAHESLPEDPAVTYHLARVLADLGQTGEARELLTALLARTQDFAELAQARELLGGI comes from the coding sequence ATGCGGCGGATTTTCTGTTTTTTACTGGTGGGTCTGATGCTCTGCGCCTGCGCCTCCAAAGAGGAACGCAAGGCGGAGCTTTTTCGCAGCGGTCTTGCGCTTGAGCAGGAGGGGCGCATCGCCGAAGCGCGGGTGGAGGCCAGGAACATCATCAAGCTCGACCCCAACCACGCCGGGGCCTATCTGCTGCTGGCCCGCTGCGCCCTCACGGACCAGAATTGGCGTGAGGCCTACGCCGGATTTCAGCGCGCGGCGGAGCTTGAGCCGGAGAACGTCGAAGCGCTGCTTGGCGTGGGCCGAATCTACCTGCTCTCGGGCGATACGGCCAAGGCCGAGGAGATATCCGGGCAGGTGCTGCGCATCGATCCGGCCTCCAAAGACGGCAAGCTGCTGCGCGCCGGAGCCATGCTTCGGGCCAAACGTTTCGGCGAGGCCGAGGCGCAGCTTGACGATGTCTTTGCCCAGGACCCGCACAACGAGGACGCGTTCATCGCCCTCTCCGTCATTTACGCCGAGACCGGGCGCGTGGACCAGGCTCTGGCCGTGGTGTTGCGAGGCATGGAGACCCGGCCGGAGAGCCGCGTGCTGCATTTTAGGGCCGCGAACCTGGCGGCGGACAGTGGCGATATGGCGGCCGCTGAAAAACATCTGCTGAGGCTCAAAGAACTCGATCCCGAGAATCGCGGGGTCATGGTCCTCCTGGCCAGCCTGTACGAGCGCATGGGCGACGCGGCGCGGGTGGAGGGCATTCTGACCGGGATGCTGGAAGCGGACCCGGCCTCGGAAGAGGCGCGGCTGCGGCTGGTGGAATTTCTGGCACGTCACGGCAAGGCTGACGAGGCCAAGGGACTGATCGGTGCAACGCCGGACGGCCCGACGCCCAAACTGCGTCTGGCTCTGGCTGCGGTGCATGCCGCCACGGGTGACATGGCCGGGGCCGAGGCCGCCCTGACCGCGCTGGCCGAGGACGCCGCGGCGGGCCCGGCGGGCATCGAGGCGCGGCTGCGCATGTCCGAGATCAGGCTGCGCCGGGGCGACCGCGACGGGGCCCTGGCCGAGGTGGACGAGGTGCTGCGCGTCAATCCGGCCGACGCCCGCGCCCATGCCGCGCGCGGACGCATCTTCATGCTGCAGGACCGCTTCGAGGAGGCGTTGGCCGAGCTGCGCATCGCCCTGCACGACGCCCCCGACGACATGGCCGTGGCCGTGCTCATGGCCCGCGCCCAATTCGCGCTGGGCAACACCTTGTCCGGGGTGGAGGCGCTGCGCAATTTTCTTCTGAAGAAGCCGGACGCCCTGCCTGTGCGCCTGGAACTGGCCGCCTACCATCAGCGGGCAGGCGAGCCCGACGCGGCCCTGGCCGTACTGCAGGGCGGGCAGAATGGCGGCAGGATGCCCGCCCAGTTGATGCTGGCCATGGGCGATATCGAGGCGCGGCGCGAACATTTCGACGCGGCCGAGATCTATTACCGGCAGGCCGCTCAGGAGAAAGAGGCGCACGCGCCGGCCTTGTTGCGGCTGGGCAGTATGCACGGCGGCCGCAAGGATTGGGATGCGGCGCGGCGGACCTTCGACGAGCTGCTGCTGGCCAGTCCAGATGCCCACGGCGGAGCCGAAGGCGTGGTGGCGGTGGAGTTGGCTGCGGGGCGGGGCGAGGCGGCCCTGGCCTGGGCTGCGGAGCGGTCCGCCACCCGGCCTGCGGACCCGCTGGCCGCGGATTTGCTGGGGCGTACGGCCCTGCGCCTGGGCAATGTGGACGAGGCGGAAAAAGCCTTTCGCGAGGCCCAGCGGCGCGCCCCGGAATGGTCCGTGCCCTCGGCCAGACTGGCCGGGCTGTACGCGTCCACGGGCCGCAAGGACACGGCTGTGGCGGAGTGCCGCGCGGCCCTGGCCAAGAATCCGGACTCCGTGCCGGAGGCCCTGCTGCTGGGTCAGTTGCTGCAGCTGGGCGGGGAAACGGCCGAGGCCGAGGCCATCTTCCGCAAGCTTCTGGTCCGGTATCCGGAGCTGCAGCCTGCGGCCAACAATCTGGCCTACCTGCTGGTGTCGCATGACGCGCCCACGCCGGAGCAGCTGACCGAGGCCCTGGCCCTGGCCACGCGTGCCAGCGCCAGCGGCGACCCGTCGGCGCTGGATACGGTGGGCTGGGTGCATTACCGCCTGGGCGACAAGGACGCGGCCCTGCAGTTTCTGCGCAAGGCCCACGAGTCCTTGCCCGAGGACCCGGCCGTGACCTACCACCTGGCCCGGGTCCTGGCCGATCTGGGACAGACCGGAGAGGCGCGGGAGCTGCTGACGGCCCTGCTGGCCCGCACCCAGGACTTTGCGGAACTGGCCCAGGCCAGGGAGCTGCTGGGCGGAATCTGA
- a CDS encoding sugar transferase, which translates to MFKEQILIITNMLLLADGLVIITAAYAAWHICWELSGGDFGMSHWVFVTMVLSLMFLNSFVMGRMGFYSERFAVGCLEGLRKVVLAVIVDFSVLTLGIFMLEPEGISRRYIAIYGWIVFCGLLMVRMLATSFVRQRTLRSPQVERVLLVGSRDRVQAVKDALLAQQGWGHRLEGWLSFGDAREIECVPHLGAHDCLREVLLRDDFDEVIFALPPDAPVKLRDKVESCRMLGITARIVPGMFDPDEVVRGLTVEHVGNVPTLAVYGSRISTSGLFYKRILDILGGVVGFAILLLVLPFVALAIRLDSPGPIFFTQTRVGRNNRHFSLFKFRTMYADAESRKQELLCHNEMQGCMFKMKDDPRITPVGRFLRKTSLDEFPQFINVLCGDMSLVGTRPPTPDEVGLYEPWQRRRISMKPGITGLWQISGRNKINDFQEVVALDLAYIDGWRFMHDIEILFKTVRVVLARDGAS; encoded by the coding sequence ATGTTCAAGGAACAGATCCTCATCATCACCAACATGCTGCTCCTGGCCGACGGCCTGGTCATCATCACTGCCGCGTACGCGGCCTGGCACATCTGCTGGGAGCTGTCGGGCGGGGATTTCGGCATGTCGCACTGGGTTTTCGTGACCATGGTGCTCTCGCTCATGTTTCTGAACAGCTTCGTCATGGGCCGCATGGGGTTCTACAGCGAGCGTTTCGCCGTGGGCTGCCTGGAGGGCTTGCGCAAGGTCGTCCTGGCCGTGATCGTGGATTTTTCCGTGCTGACGCTCGGCATCTTCATGCTCGAACCCGAGGGCATAAGTCGCAGGTATATCGCCATCTACGGCTGGATCGTCTTCTGCGGGCTGCTCATGGTGCGCATGCTGGCGACCAGCTTCGTACGCCAGCGCACGCTGCGAAGCCCGCAGGTGGAGCGGGTGCTGTTGGTCGGCAGCCGGGACCGCGTGCAGGCCGTGAAGGATGCGTTGCTGGCCCAGCAGGGCTGGGGGCACAGGCTGGAGGGCTGGCTGTCTTTTGGCGACGCGCGGGAGATCGAGTGCGTGCCGCATCTGGGCGCCCATGACTGCCTGCGCGAGGTGCTGCTTCGGGACGACTTCGACGAGGTCATCTTCGCTCTGCCCCCCGATGCTCCGGTCAAATTGCGCGACAAGGTCGAGAGCTGCCGCATGCTCGGCATCACGGCCCGCATCGTGCCCGGAATGTTCGACCCGGACGAGGTCGTGCGCGGCCTGACCGTGGAGCATGTAGGCAATGTGCCGACCCTGGCCGTGTACGGCTCGCGCATCAGCACTTCGGGGCTCTTCTACAAGCGCATCCTCGACATCCTGGGCGGGGTGGTGGGTTTTGCCATCCTCCTCTTGGTGCTGCCCTTTGTGGCTTTGGCCATTCGTCTCGACTCTCCGGGGCCCATCTTTTTCACGCAGACCCGCGTGGGTCGCAACAACCGGCATTTTTCCCTGTTCAAGTTCAGGACCATGTACGCCGACGCGGAAAGTCGCAAACAGGAGCTTCTTTGCCACAACGAGATGCAAGGCTGCATGTTCAAGATGAAGGACGACCCGCGCATCACGCCGGTGGGGCGTTTTTTGCGCAAGACCTCCCTGGACGAGTTTCCGCAGTTCATCAATGTGCTCTGCGGGGACATGAGCCTGGTGGGCACCAGGCCTCCGACTCCGGACGAGGTGGGTCTCTACGAGCCCTGGCAGCGCCGGCGCATCTCCATGAAGCCGGGCATCACTGGCCTGTGGCAGATTTCTGGGCGCAACAAGATCAATGATTTTCAGGAAGTGGTGGCGCTGGACCTGGCCTACATCGACGGCTGGCGGTTCATGCACGACATCGAAATTCTTTTTAAGACCGTGCGGGTGGTGCTGGCCCGCGACGGAGCATCCTAG
- the xrtD gene encoding VPLPA-CTERM-specific exosortase XrtD gives MYAPSSSSVTPIVPRPLLFLSLLALSLAAWGWLYRTYLPMLVGSWQGEDHSYAWLVPPVVIWLGWTLRERLRRLADERYSAALLWLLAAAVLFVAGKFGSIKMLVFFSIWASLVAFTGFVVGNGGLKALRMPALVALFAIPLPPFLYNSISFQLRLLSSALAEWMLRLVSVPVFREGNIIDLGLITLDVVDACSGLRYLIPTLLMALLVGWMFLHRNRLRLVLFLLAFPISIFANAFRIMLTGVLARLLGPSVAEGFFHDFSGWLVYVVALVVLIAGCRLMAVWDTTHDAVPAREKAAPTWPRPHPAGLCTAALVLLALSFMNVPGARAVPARDSFSAFPMELGAWEGSRLTLEPGVLRSLGASDYVHATFRNMESGNPLYLLVSWYAVQDGTNSAHAPTACMLGSGWSVTGRTNLQPRDGVRDFPVGQILLEKGGNRIVANYWFEQRGRAVTNEFLNKWLLLWDAMALGRTDGALVRIEVLLRPGQSVEDGQALVDDMVSRIVPLLPRYVPGRGVDRG, from the coding sequence ATGTACGCACCATCTTCCTCCTCCGTGACGCCGATCGTCCCGCGCCCCCTGCTGTTCCTGTCCCTGCTGGCCCTGTCCCTGGCGGCCTGGGGCTGGCTGTACCGCACCTACCTGCCCATGCTGGTAGGCTCCTGGCAGGGCGAGGATCATTCCTATGCCTGGCTTGTCCCGCCCGTTGTGATCTGGCTGGGCTGGACCCTGCGCGAGCGGCTGCGCAGGCTGGCCGACGAGCGCTATTCCGCTGCGCTGCTCTGGCTCCTGGCCGCCGCCGTGCTCTTCGTGGCCGGGAAATTCGGCTCCATCAAGATGCTTGTTTTTTTCTCGATCTGGGCCTCGCTGGTCGCCTTTACCGGATTTGTGGTCGGCAATGGGGGCCTCAAAGCCCTGCGCATGCCCGCCCTCGTGGCCCTGTTCGCCATTCCGCTGCCGCCCTTTCTCTACAACAGCATAAGCTTCCAGCTGCGTCTGCTCTCGTCCGCCCTGGCCGAATGGATGTTGCGTCTGGTGAGCGTGCCCGTGTTTCGGGAAGGCAACATCATCGACCTGGGGCTTATCACCCTTGATGTGGTCGATGCCTGCAGCGGGCTGCGTTACCTCATCCCGACCCTGCTCATGGCTCTTCTGGTGGGCTGGATGTTCCTGCACAGGAACCGGCTGCGCCTTGTGCTCTTTCTGTTGGCGTTTCCCATTTCCATTTTCGCCAACGCCTTTCGCATCATGCTCACCGGCGTGCTGGCGCGCCTGCTCGGGCCATCCGTGGCCGAAGGTTTTTTCCATGATTTTTCGGGCTGGCTGGTCTACGTGGTCGCGCTTGTCGTGCTCATCGCCGGGTGTCGTCTGATGGCCGTCTGGGATACGACTCACGATGCGGTTCCGGCGCGGGAGAAGGCGGCCCCGACCTGGCCCCGGCCGCATCCGGCCGGGCTGTGCACGGCCGCGCTGGTGCTGCTGGCGTTAAGTTTCATGAACGTTCCGGGCGCCAGGGCCGTGCCGGCGCGGGACAGTTTCTCCGCTTTTCCCATGGAACTGGGCGCCTGGGAGGGCTCGCGCCTGACGCTTGAGCCCGGCGTGCTGCGCAGTCTTGGCGCGTCGGACTATGTGCACGCCACCTTCCGCAACATGGAGTCGGGCAACCCGTTGTATCTGCTCGTGTCCTGGTACGCGGTCCAGGACGGGACCAATTCCGCCCACGCGCCCACAGCCTGCATGCTCGGCAGCGGCTGGAGCGTGACCGGGCGCACGAATCTGCAGCCCCGGGACGGGGTGCGCGATTTTCCCGTGGGCCAGATCCTGCTGGAGAAGGGCGGCAACCGCATCGTGGCCAACTACTGGTTCGAGCAGCGCGGCCGGGCCGTGACCAACGAGTTTCTGAACAAGTGGCTGCTCTTGTGGGATGCCATGGCCCTTGGCCGCACCGACGGCGCGCTGGTGCGCATCGAAGTGCTGCTGCGGCCCGGGCAGAGCGTGGAGGACGGCCAAGCCCTGGTCGACGACATGGTTTCGCGCATTGTTCCGTTGCTGCCGCGCTACGTGCCGGGTCGCGGCGTGGACAGGGGATAG
- the vapB gene encoding type II toxin-antitoxin system VapB family antitoxin gives METGTVFINNRTQAVRLPAGTRFPDSVKRVQVRVVGKERILTPVDAAWDSFFLGGLTVTDDFMAERAEQAQSEREAL, from the coding sequence ATGGAAACAGGAACCGTATTCATCAACAATCGTACGCAGGCAGTGCGCCTTCCTGCCGGGACTCGATTTCCGGATTCCGTAAAAAGGGTTCAGGTCAGGGTCGTGGGCAAGGAGCGGATTCTCACCCCTGTCGATGCGGCTTGGGACAGCTTTTTCCTCGGCGGCCTGACCGTCACCGACGACTTCATGGCCGAACGGGCCGAACAGGCACAGTCAGAACGGGAAGCATTGTAG
- the vapC gene encoding tRNA(fMet)-specific endonuclease VapC produces the protein MLKYLLDTNIVIYVIKNRPLSVLKTFNQNHGRMAISSITLAELAHGVEKSADPARNLTVVEDFVSRLEVLPYDERAAWQYGLIRAALERQGTPIGVNDLHIAGHARSLGLVIVTNNLREFERVPGVSVENWVE, from the coding sequence ATGCTCAAATATCTGCTGGACACGAACATCGTCATCTACGTCATCAAGAACCGCCCCCTGTCTGTCCTGAAAACCTTCAACCAGAACCACGGCCGCATGGCCATCTCGTCCATAACGCTGGCGGAGCTTGCGCACGGAGTGGAAAAGAGCGCCGATCCGGCCCGGAACCTGACCGTTGTGGAAGACTTCGTCAGCCGTCTGGAAGTGCTCCCCTACGATGAGCGGGCCGCCTGGCAGTACGGCCTCATCCGCGCTGCATTGGAACGGCAAGGCACGCCTATCGGCGTGAATGACCTCCACATCGCGGGACACGCTCGCAGCCTGGGACTGGTCATCGTCACCAACAACCTGCGGGAATTCGAACGAGTCCCCGGAGTGAGCGTCGAGAATTGGGTGGAATAG